One genomic region from Reichenbachiella ulvae encodes:
- a CDS encoding CAP domain-containing protein: protein MNSSYMTCLKTFKLQKTPLKWALPVLLLSFILLSCDDGDEKSEEEVADEAYIQELLDQHNTYRSDVGVSDIQWSEELAQSAQAWADELAKTCVLAHSSTENGENIWKGTSGFFTAKDVVNTWGSENSFYNYSDNSCDDGQDCGHYTQIIWAKSTELGCGMSTCDGNDIWVCQYSPAGNVIGEKPY from the coding sequence ATGAATAGTTCATATATGACTTGCCTAAAAACTTTCAAACTGCAAAAAACACCATTGAAGTGGGCGTTACCCGTCCTGCTACTATCCTTCATTCTGCTCTCTTGCGATGATGGAGATGAAAAGTCTGAAGAAGAAGTCGCCGATGAGGCTTATATTCAAGAACTACTAGACCAACACAACACCTACCGCAGCGATGTTGGGGTTTCAGATATTCAATGGTCGGAAGAACTGGCCCAATCGGCTCAGGCCTGGGCAGATGAATTAGCCAAAACTTGTGTCCTGGCACATTCCAGTACAGAAAATGGTGAGAATATCTGGAAAGGCACCAGTGGCTTCTTCACAGCCAAAGATGTGGTGAATACCTGGGGGTCAGAAAATTCTTTTTACAACTATTCTGACAACAGCTGCGACGATGGCCAGGATTGCGGACACTACACGCAAATCATCTGGGCAAAATCTACAGAGCTAGGTTGTGGGATGAGCACCTGCGATGGCAATGACATCTGGGTCTGTCAGTACAGCCCTGCAGGCAATGTCATAGGTGAGAAACCCTATTGA